In one Nocardia tengchongensis genomic region, the following are encoded:
- a CDS encoding NADPH-dependent F420 reductase: MKIGILGTGSVGRTLSARLAELGHDVVIGTRDVAATEAREEEPFPAPLAIAAEAAAGAELIINATAGQVSVAALDGAGAANLAGKVVIDVSNPLDFSEGFPPFLAVCNTDSVGERVQRAFPEARVVKTLNTVTAEVMTHPERVAGGDHTMFLSGDDAAAKSTVTDLLREFGWRDIVDLGDITTARGTEMMLPLWVRLMGALGTTEFNYKLMR; this comes from the coding sequence ATGAAAATCGGAATCCTGGGCACCGGCTCGGTCGGGCGCACCCTGTCGGCGCGGTTGGCAGAGCTGGGACACGATGTGGTGATCGGCACCCGTGATGTGGCGGCCACCGAAGCGCGGGAGGAGGAACCGTTTCCGGCTCCGCTGGCGATCGCGGCGGAGGCCGCGGCCGGTGCGGAGTTGATCATCAACGCGACGGCCGGGCAGGTCAGTGTGGCCGCCCTGGACGGCGCGGGCGCCGCGAACCTGGCCGGCAAGGTGGTGATCGACGTATCGAATCCACTGGACTTCTCGGAGGGCTTCCCCCCGTTCCTCGCGGTCTGCAACACCGATTCGGTCGGCGAGCGAGTGCAGCGGGCGTTCCCCGAAGCGCGCGTGGTGAAGACCCTCAACACCGTCACCGCCGAGGTGATGACGCACCCGGAGCGAGTGGCGGGCGGCGACCACACCATGTTCCTGTCCGGTGACGACGCCGCCGCCAAATCCACCGTCACCGACCTGCTCCGCGAGTTCGGCTGGCGCGACATCGTCGACCTCGGCGACATCACCACCGCCCGCGGCACCGAGATGATGCTCCCCCTGTGGGTCCGGCTGATGGGCGCACTGGGCACCACGGAGTTCAATTACAAACTGATGCGCTGA